A single genomic interval of Candidatus Bipolaricaulis anaerobius harbors:
- the asnS gene encoding asparagine--tRNA ligase, which produces MRSVYIEELGQHVGSEVLIQGWLYNKRSSGKVRFVLVRDGTGLVQGVVTPTADPAAFALADSLPQEASLRMGGTVRAEPRAPGGFEVTVTHLEPVHIPTAPFPIGLKEHGPGFLMDHRHLWIRSRRQTPILRLRDAVLWAIRSFFHERRFVATEAPVLVGTAVEGTTTLFPLDYFGTPAYLSQSGQLYLEATCAALGKVYWIGPVFRAEKSKTRRHLTEFWMAEAEQAFLDHEGNLALQEDLVRYVVESVVAERPRDLDELERDSSLLRREVAEPFARVTYHEAVALVQAAGVAMEVGDDFGAPAEDALSQHFGRPVFVERFPAAIKPFYMKRDPGRPDLALCADLIAPEGYGEIIGGSQRVDREEELLAQLREAGLPEEPYRWYLDLRRWGAVPHSGFGLGVERTVQWIAGIPHIREAIPFPRTLDRLYP; this is translated from the coding sequence ATGAGATCCGTGTACATCGAGGAACTGGGCCAGCACGTGGGGAGCGAGGTGCTCATCCAGGGCTGGCTCTACAACAAGCGCTCCTCGGGCAAGGTGCGGTTCGTGCTCGTGCGGGACGGGACGGGCCTCGTTCAGGGGGTCGTCACCCCCACGGCGGATCCGGCCGCGTTCGCGCTCGCGGACTCCCTTCCCCAGGAAGCATCGCTCCGCATGGGGGGGACGGTGAGGGCCGAACCGCGCGCCCCCGGCGGGTTTGAGGTCACCGTGACCCACCTTGAACCGGTCCATATCCCGACCGCGCCGTTCCCGATCGGGCTCAAGGAACATGGGCCCGGGTTCCTGATGGACCACCGCCACCTCTGGATCCGCAGCCGCCGTCAGACGCCGATCCTCCGCCTGCGGGATGCGGTGCTGTGGGCGATCCGCTCCTTCTTCCACGAGCGGAGGTTCGTGGCCACCGAGGCCCCGGTCCTCGTCGGGACCGCGGTTGAGGGGACGACGACCCTGTTCCCATTGGACTATTTTGGGACACCGGCCTACCTCTCCCAGTCCGGCCAGCTCTACCTCGAGGCGACGTGCGCGGCGCTGGGGAAGGTGTACTGGATCGGTCCCGTGTTTCGGGCGGAGAAGTCGAAGACCCGCCGCCACCTGACCGAGTTCTGGATGGCCGAGGCGGAGCAAGCGTTCCTCGACCACGAGGGGAACCTCGCCCTCCAGGAGGACCTCGTGCGCTACGTCGTCGAATCGGTGGTGGCGGAACGCCCCCGCGATCTGGACGAACTGGAGCGCGATTCGTCCCTCCTGCGCCGTGAGGTGGCCGAGCCGTTCGCCCGGGTCACGTACCACGAGGCGGTGGCCCTTGTCCAGGCGGCGGGGGTGGCGATGGAGGTTGGGGACGACTTCGGGGCCCCGGCGGAGGACGCGTTGTCGCAGCACTTCGGCCGCCCGGTGTTCGTGGAACGGTTCCCCGCTGCGATCAAACCGTTCTACATGAAGCGCGATCCGGGGCGGCCCGACCTCGCCCTGTGTGCGGACCTCATCGCCCCCGAGGGCTACGGGGAGATCATCGGTGGCTCGCAGCGCGTGGACAGGGAGGAGGAGCTCCTGGCCCAACTGCGGGAGGCGGGCCTCCCGGAGGAGCCCTACCGCTGGTACCTCGATCTCCGCCGCTGGGGTGCGGTCCCCCATTCCGGGTTCGGCCTCGGCGTGGAACGGACCGTGCAGTGGATCGCCGGAATACCCCACATCCGCGAGGCGATCCCGTTCCCGCGGACCCTCGACCGCCTGTACCCTTGA
- the secD gene encoding protein translocase subunit SecD yields the protein MKRSDWVRFGFVLAALFASIGLLYPFFPFQDVIKLGLDLQGGVRLVLEAQVLDPATGELIPLRESQLEPAKQQDAVNQLVTIFSERVDQYGMVNAEIRPLGRDRVEVKIPKVQDPEEAQRLLGSTALLEFRKVIEASSNREDLEARKGFLFDVLPNKDQSEWYLVEVEPLLTGDVLDNAVVRTSTDPRNPGFLIALTFNRDGAEKFAEAIRRMQVNDRLAIILDNVVYSAPLVADSIKQAAQQGWRAVQDSTTITGRFTLDEAKLLAAVLRSGALPTQVAIIEQQTIGPTLGAEYVRRGMTALVASFALVLVYMLVYYRWLGIVADAGLVMTMLLVFAALRAFGATLTLPGIAGLVLTIGMAVDANVIIFERIKEERRTGKAPRACVTAGFAKSLSAILDANITTLIVAFILFLLGSGPVEGFGITLGLGIVASMFSSLVLSRLLLETTGLGEFIPVRSAPDRG from the coding sequence ATGAAACGTTCGGACTGGGTTCGGTTTGGCTTCGTACTGGCAGCCCTCTTCGCCTCGATTGGCCTCCTCTACCCGTTCTTCCCGTTCCAGGACGTGATCAAGCTCGGCCTGGATCTCCAGGGAGGGGTGCGCCTCGTGCTCGAGGCGCAGGTCCTCGACCCGGCGACGGGCGAGCTCATCCCGCTTCGCGAGTCCCAGCTCGAACCGGCGAAGCAGCAGGACGCGGTGAACCAGCTGGTGACGATCTTCTCGGAGCGGGTGGACCAGTATGGGATGGTCAACGCCGAGATCCGGCCCTTGGGACGGGATCGGGTCGAGGTCAAGATCCCCAAGGTCCAGGACCCGGAAGAGGCGCAGAGGCTCCTCGGGAGCACCGCCCTCCTCGAGTTCCGCAAGGTGATCGAGGCCTCTTCCAACCGGGAGGACCTCGAAGCGCGCAAGGGGTTCCTGTTCGATGTCCTGCCCAACAAGGACCAGAGCGAGTGGTACCTCGTCGAGGTCGAGCCGCTTCTCACCGGGGACGTCCTCGACAACGCGGTGGTCCGCACCTCCACCGACCCGCGCAACCCCGGGTTCCTCATTGCCCTCACCTTCAATCGTGACGGGGCAGAGAAGTTCGCCGAGGCCATCCGGCGCATGCAGGTGAACGATCGGTTGGCGATCATCCTCGACAACGTGGTCTACTCCGCCCCGCTCGTGGCCGACTCGATCAAGCAGGCGGCCCAGCAGGGGTGGAGGGCTGTTCAGGACTCAACGACGATCACCGGCCGGTTCACCCTCGACGAGGCGAAGCTCCTTGCGGCCGTGCTCCGGTCCGGGGCCCTCCCGACCCAGGTGGCGATCATCGAACAGCAGACGATCGGCCCGACCCTCGGCGCGGAATACGTGCGGCGGGGGATGACCGCCCTCGTGGCAAGCTTCGCCCTCGTCCTCGTCTACATGCTCGTCTACTACCGCTGGTTGGGGATCGTTGCCGACGCCGGGCTGGTGATGACGATGCTCCTCGTGTTCGCCGCGCTGCGCGCGTTCGGGGCGACCCTCACCCTGCCCGGGATCGCGGGGCTCGTCCTCACCATCGGCATGGCGGTGGATGCGAACGTGATCATCTTCGAGCGGATCAAGGAGGAGCGCCGCACGGGCAAGGCCCCCAGGGCGTGCGTCACCGCTGGGTTCGCGAAGTCCCTGTCTGCGATCCTCGACGCAAACATCACCACGCTCATCGTGGCGTTCATCTTGTTCCTGTTGGGCTCGGGGCCGGTGGAGGGATTCGGGATCACGCTGGGATTGGGGATCGTGGCCTCGATGTTCTCCTCCCTCGTCCTGTCTCGCCTCCTCCTCGAGACGACGGGGCTGGGGGAGTTCATCCCGGTCCGGTCCGCGCCAGACCGAGGGTGA
- a CDS encoding HU family DNA-binding protein, with translation MNKGELVDRIAQRTGLTKKDARKALDATIDIITESIAANEEVLLTGFGKFEVRTRKQSQRINPQTQRRIMVPAKVVPAFKPGKNLKTLVAKRLTVVDQRGQLAVKKR, from the coding sequence ATGAACAAGGGAGAACTGGTAGATCGGATTGCACAGCGGACTGGGCTTACGAAGAAGGACGCTCGGAAGGCGCTCGATGCCACGATTGACATCATCACGGAGAGCATCGCCGCCAACGAGGAGGTCCTCCTGACGGGGTTCGGGAAGTTCGAGGTGCGCACGCGGAAGCAGTCGCAGCGCATCAACCCGCAGACCCAGCGGCGGATCATGGTGCCGGCGAAGGTCGTTCCGGCGTTCAAGCCCGGTAAGAACCTGAAGACCCTGGTCGCCAAGCGCCTAACGGTGGTGGATCAGCGCGGCCAGTTGGCAGTGAAGAAGCGCTGA
- the holA gene encoding DNA polymerase III subunit delta, with translation MAGPRIVAYWGDPLLAERALARALGSWGQARRVVLFGDEPCLDRLIEELGSADLFGEPRAIVVRRADPLMGEERLVRALARGVPPDLGVAFVGAALRGPVVQAAEEATSFPTPTGRTLRALTSELLSEAGLAGTAAVVDPLIEAAGGNTLLLSQEVEKLSLWKGERLPARWRELLSSSSGPAYAYLDAVGSREIPAALAELRRLLAAGGNPSPLFFSLVGHVRALLAALAASEDGREPAGPPWLVRRRLDQARRWGEARLVGLLASLQALDLQIKTGQISPEAALHQFTLGLARTGPG, from the coding sequence ATGGCCGGGCCGCGGATCGTCGCCTACTGGGGGGACCCGCTCCTTGCGGAGCGGGCCCTCGCCCGGGCGCTGGGGTCGTGGGGCCAAGCGCGGCGGGTGGTCCTGTTCGGGGACGAACCGTGCCTCGATCGGCTGATCGAGGAGCTGGGGAGCGCGGACCTGTTCGGGGAGCCGCGGGCGATCGTCGTCCGCCGGGCGGACCCCCTGATGGGGGAGGAGCGGCTGGTGCGGGCGCTGGCGCGGGGGGTGCCGCCCGACCTCGGGGTGGCTTTCGTCGGCGCTGCACTGAGGGGCCCTGTGGTGCAGGCCGCCGAGGAAGCCACGTCCTTCCCCACGCCGACCGGCCGCACTCTGCGGGCCCTCACCTCCGAGCTCCTCTCCGAGGCGGGCCTGGCGGGGACGGCCGCGGTGGTGGACCCCCTCATCGAGGCGGCGGGGGGGAACACGCTCCTCCTCTCCCAGGAGGTGGAGAAGCTCTCCCTGTGGAAGGGGGAACGGCTCCCCGCGCGGTGGCGGGAGCTCCTCTCCTCCTCTTCGGGGCCGGCGTACGCGTACCTCGACGCCGTGGGGTCGCGGGAGATCCCCGCCGCCCTGGCCGAGCTACGGCGTCTCCTCGCCGCGGGTGGGAACCCGTCCCCCCTCTTCTTCTCCCTCGTCGGCCACGTGCGGGCGCTCCTCGCTGCCCTCGCCGCGAGCGAGGACGGCCGCGAGCCGGCCGGCCCGCCCTGGCTTGTCCGGCGGCGGCTCGACCAGGCCCGCCGCTGGGGGGAGGCAAGGCTCGTCGGGCTCCTTGCCTCCCTTCAGGCGCTTGACCTCCAGATCAAGACCGGCCAGATCTCCCCTGAGGCTGCCCTGCACCAGTTCACCCTCGGTCTGGCGCGGACCGGACCGGGATGA
- the plsX gene encoding phosphate acyltransferase PlsX: MEPRIVVDVMGADRPPAELAGGAIRAATALPIRLILVAHRPLLPPLPPGVEVLECPPAPEHEEGATRVARREDTSIARGLDALRRGEADAFLSPGSTGAVVSAAILRLGRLPGVVRPGLCASLPTLRGEVLLIDAGATADSKPAHLVQFADLGAAYAQAVLGIPSPTVGLLNIGTEHGKGDALTREAHPLLARTAGFVGNVEPHTILTERPVDVVVAGGFSGNLFLKAVEGGAEAVLTMVKGALRSSARARLGALLSRRALRAVAQSLRYEEHNAAPLLGVNGLVTVAHGRSDAAAIEGALRRTFQASRSQIVEVLRSRLSSPPAEPGLANPGDPRVPSATPTAAA; this comes from the coding sequence GTGGAGCCGCGCATCGTCGTGGACGTGATGGGGGCTGATCGCCCTCCTGCCGAGCTCGCGGGGGGGGCGATCCGCGCTGCTACGGCCCTCCCGATCCGACTCATCCTCGTCGCCCATCGGCCGCTCCTCCCACCCCTTCCCCCCGGAGTGGAAGTCCTCGAGTGCCCGCCGGCTCCCGAGCACGAGGAGGGGGCGACCCGCGTCGCACGCCGGGAGGACACCTCGATCGCCCGGGGCCTGGACGCGCTCCGCCGGGGAGAGGCGGATGCGTTCCTCTCCCCCGGCAGCACAGGGGCGGTGGTCAGCGCAGCCATCCTCCGTCTGGGGCGGCTTCCCGGGGTGGTCCGCCCCGGGCTCTGCGCCTCGCTCCCCACCCTCCGCGGCGAGGTGCTCCTCATCGACGCGGGGGCCACCGCCGATTCCAAGCCCGCCCACCTCGTTCAGTTCGCGGACCTCGGTGCGGCCTACGCCCAGGCGGTGCTCGGCATCCCCTCGCCCACGGTGGGCCTCCTCAACATCGGGACCGAGCACGGGAAGGGGGACGCCCTCACCCGGGAAGCCCATCCCTTGCTTGCCCGTACGGCGGGGTTTGTGGGCAACGTCGAGCCCCATACGATCCTCACCGAGCGGCCGGTGGATGTCGTCGTCGCGGGCGGGTTCAGCGGGAACCTGTTCTTGAAGGCGGTCGAGGGGGGAGCGGAGGCGGTCCTGACGATGGTGAAGGGCGCCCTCCGGAGCTCGGCCCGCGCCCGGCTCGGGGCCTTGCTCTCCCGTCGGGCGCTGCGCGCGGTGGCGCAGAGCCTCCGCTACGAGGAGCACAACGCTGCCCCCCTCCTCGGGGTGAACGGCCTCGTGACCGTCGCCCACGGCCGGTCCGACGCCGCGGCGATCGAGGGAGCCCTGCGACGCACGTTTCAGGCCAGCCGATCCCAGATCGTGGAGGTCCTTCGCTCCCGCCTTTCCTCCCCTCCCGCCGAGCCGGGGCTTGCCAACCCGGGGGATCCCCGGGTACCCTCCGCCACCCCCACGGCCGCGGCCTGA
- a CDS encoding acyl carrier protein, producing MSEIADRVREIIAEQLMVDLDEITDEASFVNDLGADSLDTVELIMEFEDEFGIEIPDQYAENIATVGEAIAYIEARVHEREGAGGA from the coding sequence ATGAGTGAGATTGCCGATCGGGTACGGGAGATCATCGCCGAGCAGCTGATGGTGGACCTCGATGAGATCACCGATGAAGCGTCGTTTGTGAACGACCTCGGTGCGGACTCCCTCGATACGGTCGAGCTGATCATGGAGTTCGAGGACGAGTTCGGGATTGAGATCCCGGACCAGTACGCGGAGAACATCGCCACGGTGGGGGAGGCGATCGCCTACATCGAGGCCCGCGTCCACGAAAGGGAAGGGGCGGGCGGGGCGTAG
- the rpsF gene encoding 30S ribosomal protein S6: MAGEVRDYEMVYILRPDLDEEGRRAKIAKVQQIIESEEGTVQTTDEWGTRILAYEIDHFREGYYVLVTFALPADRVRKVEERLAMDDALLRYQTVRVSKN, encoded by the coding sequence GTGGCCGGTGAGGTGCGCGATTACGAGATGGTGTACATCCTCCGCCCTGACCTCGATGAGGAGGGGCGGCGGGCCAAGATCGCTAAGGTCCAACAGATCATTGAATCCGAGGAAGGCACCGTCCAAACGACGGACGAGTGGGGTACCCGCATCCTCGCCTACGAGATCGACCATTTCCGCGAGGGGTACTACGTCCTCGTCACGTTCGCCCTCCCGGCCGATCGGGTGCGCAAGGTGGAGGAGAGGCTGGCGATGGACGATGCCCTCCTCCGCTACCAGACCGTGCGGGTGAGCAAGAACTAG
- a CDS encoding serine hydroxymethyltransferase: MTDSDVWTMELAKVDRAVEALIQAEEERQCRKIILIPSESLTPRAVREAMGSVFTSIYAEGYPREEMLRLPEDRLMEIAEQLAYFRRYSDRRFYKGVEFADLVEALACRRAAECFATPDVRADDIFVNVQALSGAAANMAIYDALLRPGDTLMAMDLSQGGHLSHGSPFHQSGRRYRMVRYGVDPRTERLDYAQISDLARQHRPRMIIAGYTSYPWAPDWKALREIAAGCGAFLMADIAHTAGMAIAGAYPSPVGYADVVMFTTHKTLCGPRGAIVLSFDPEIAARIDAAVFPGAQGGPHVNKWAGIAAALALAKTPAFRDLQHRTVANAASLATALRERGLRLAYGGTDTHLLVLDLRAIRPPRGGELMGEIAARILDLAGLVVNKNTIPGDASAADARGLRYGTPWATQRGMGKEEMEEIADISRLVLTSIYPFTYQGVTGPLPRGKLPLAVLTEAKERVEALASRFSGRAFRSPSGRRPAASGVAALRVRGGRAAQLLHEACTAHVLSLDPGQGCRTLFLDQEGTILAAAIVGRLPDDRWGRPEFAVLVPSDRGPVVAQWLTALADGYVLFDPDDLYRKVQGPAVVEPDAGGASFRLADGAVVSAEMDLFAGAPRSGDALESRPDLVSPRKPYFIGCQRIRLAGGKEPYAPHAPSAGIARTPLSDWHRDAGARMAEFAGFTMPLWYTSALAEHRAVREAAGLFDLGHMGAFSVAGRYAESFLNLVTTNYAGWLQPGQSQYAFLLTPDGAVVDDLMVYRRSRDHFLLVVNAANASKDWDWLSAINSGKVLLDPDRPWVEPDGPVTLRDLRGDNPDALVDIALQGPWSRALLERLLTGPDRHRLTSLRRAEFCELSVDGVPVLCARTGYTGEPLGYEILVSPAQTMRLWTTLLAADKERNLQPIGLAARDSLRTEAGLPLYGHELAGSHEILPHEAGFAPYVKLHKPAFVGRSAYLRAVAGWTREVVRFSIPAGQRPVRAGTPVVDKGGQVVGWVTSCVVLETGQVGMALLSVRGLGEGTPLGFVLGAERGLPEKIEPGARLPLPVWGAVLPRFLKRDALPMAGED; this comes from the coding sequence GTGACCGATAGCGACGTGTGGACGATGGAACTGGCGAAGGTGGATCGGGCGGTGGAGGCCCTCATCCAGGCGGAGGAGGAGCGCCAATGCCGCAAGATCATCCTCATCCCGTCGGAATCCCTGACCCCCCGTGCTGTGCGCGAGGCGATGGGGAGCGTGTTCACTTCGATCTACGCTGAAGGGTACCCGCGCGAGGAGATGCTCCGCCTTCCGGAGGACCGGCTGATGGAGATCGCGGAACAGCTCGCGTACTTTCGCCGCTACAGCGATCGCCGGTTCTACAAGGGGGTCGAGTTCGCCGACCTCGTGGAGGCCCTCGCCTGTCGCCGCGCCGCGGAGTGCTTCGCCACCCCCGACGTCAGGGCTGACGACATCTTCGTCAACGTTCAGGCGCTATCGGGCGCGGCAGCGAACATGGCGATCTACGATGCCCTCCTCCGGCCGGGGGACACGCTGATGGCGATGGACCTCTCCCAAGGGGGCCACCTCTCCCACGGGTCGCCGTTCCACCAGTCCGGCCGACGGTACCGGATGGTGCGCTACGGCGTGGATCCGCGGACGGAACGCCTCGACTATGCCCAGATCTCCGACCTCGCCCGGCAGCACCGCCCCCGGATGATCATCGCCGGGTACACGTCGTATCCGTGGGCCCCGGACTGGAAGGCGCTGCGAGAGATCGCCGCCGGCTGCGGGGCGTTCCTCATGGCGGACATCGCCCACACCGCGGGGATGGCGATCGCTGGGGCCTACCCCAGCCCGGTGGGGTACGCCGACGTGGTCATGTTCACCACCCACAAGACCCTGTGCGGCCCGCGGGGGGCGATCGTCCTCTCCTTCGATCCCGAGATCGCGGCCCGGATCGACGCGGCGGTGTTCCCCGGGGCCCAAGGGGGCCCCCACGTGAACAAGTGGGCTGGCATCGCCGCCGCGCTCGCGTTGGCCAAGACGCCGGCGTTCCGCGACCTCCAGCACCGGACGGTCGCCAACGCCGCCTCCCTCGCGACTGCGCTCCGGGAGCGGGGCCTGCGCCTCGCCTACGGCGGCACCGACACCCACCTCCTCGTCCTCGACCTCCGGGCGATCCGCCCCCCCCGTGGGGGAGAGCTGATGGGGGAGATCGCAGCTCGGATCCTCGATCTCGCCGGCCTGGTGGTGAACAAGAACACGATCCCCGGGGACGCCTCGGCCGCTGACGCCCGTGGGCTCCGGTACGGGACTCCGTGGGCCACCCAGCGGGGGATGGGGAAGGAGGAGATGGAGGAGATCGCGGACATCTCCCGCCTCGTCCTGACCTCGATCTACCCGTTCACGTACCAGGGCGTGACCGGCCCCCTCCCTCGCGGGAAGCTCCCCCTCGCGGTGCTCACCGAAGCTAAGGAGCGCGTGGAGGCGCTCGCTTCGCGGTTCAGCGGGCGCGCTTTCCGGTCCCCCAGCGGGCGACGGCCCGCGGCAAGCGGCGTCGCGGCGCTGCGGGTACGGGGCGGCCGGGCGGCCCAGCTCCTCCACGAGGCGTGCACCGCTCACGTCCTCTCCCTCGATCCCGGGCAGGGGTGCCGCACCCTGTTCCTCGATCAGGAGGGGACGATCCTCGCCGCGGCGATCGTGGGGAGGCTGCCCGACGACCGCTGGGGCCGGCCGGAGTTCGCCGTCCTCGTCCCGAGCGACCGGGGCCCCGTTGTGGCGCAGTGGCTCACGGCCCTCGCCGATGGCTACGTCCTGTTCGATCCCGACGACCTCTACCGCAAGGTGCAGGGCCCGGCGGTCGTGGAGCCCGATGCGGGAGGTGCCTCGTTCCGCCTCGCCGACGGGGCGGTTGTGTCGGCCGAGATGGACCTCTTCGCGGGCGCCCCCCGGTCGGGGGATGCGTTGGAAAGCCGCCCTGACCTCGTCTCCCCGCGCAAGCCCTACTTCATCGGGTGCCAGCGGATCCGCCTGGCGGGGGGCAAGGAGCCCTACGCGCCGCACGCTCCCAGCGCTGGCATCGCCCGCACTCCGCTCTCCGACTGGCACCGCGACGCCGGGGCGCGGATGGCCGAGTTCGCCGGGTTCACGATGCCGCTCTGGTACACGTCGGCCCTCGCGGAGCACCGGGCGGTGCGGGAGGCGGCGGGGCTGTTCGACCTTGGGCACATGGGGGCGTTCTCCGTCGCGGGCCGCTACGCGGAGAGCTTCCTCAACCTCGTGACCACGAACTACGCGGGGTGGCTCCAGCCGGGACAGTCCCAGTACGCCTTCCTCCTCACCCCCGACGGGGCGGTGGTGGACGACCTCATGGTGTACCGTCGGTCCCGCGACCACTTCCTGCTTGTGGTCAACGCCGCGAATGCGAGCAAGGATTGGGACTGGCTCTCGGCGATCAACTCCGGGAAGGTCCTCCTCGACCCTGACCGGCCGTGGGTCGAGCCGGATGGACCGGTGACCCTCCGCGACCTCCGTGGGGACAACCCCGACGCGCTCGTGGACATCGCCCTCCAGGGGCCGTGGTCCCGGGCCCTCCTCGAACGGCTCCTTACGGGGCCGGACCGGCACCGACTCACCTCCCTCCGGCGTGCGGAGTTCTGCGAGCTCAGCGTGGATGGGGTTCCTGTCCTCTGCGCCCGCACCGGGTACACGGGCGAGCCCCTGGGGTACGAGATCCTCGTCTCCCCCGCGCAGACGATGCGCCTGTGGACGACGCTCCTTGCGGCGGACAAGGAGCGCAACCTGCAGCCGATCGGGCTCGCCGCGCGGGACTCCCTCCGAACGGAGGCGGGCCTCCCCCTCTACGGCCACGAGCTGGCCGGATCCCACGAGATCCTCCCCCATGAGGCGGGGTTCGCGCCCTACGTGAAGCTCCACAAGCCGGCGTTCGTCGGTCGGTCTGCCTACCTCCGCGCCGTCGCGGGTTGGACGCGGGAGGTGGTGCGGTTCTCCATTCCCGCCGGTCAGCGGCCGGTGCGGGCGGGGACCCCGGTCGTGGACAAGGGGGGGCAGGTGGTGGGGTGGGTCACGAGCTGTGTCGTGCTGGAAACGGGCCAGGTGGGGATGGCCCTCCTCTCCGTGCGCGGGCTGGGGGAGGGGACGCCGCTGGGGTTCGTCCTCGGCGCCGAGCGAGGCCTTCCCGAGAAGATCGAGCCGGGGGCGCGGCTCCCCCTCCCGGTGTGGGGCGCGGTGCTCCCCCGGTTCCTCAAGCGGGACGCCCTCCCCATGGCGGGGGAGGACTAG
- a CDS encoding single-stranded DNA-binding protein: MSDLNRVVLTGRLTADPDLKYTQSGRAMLRFDIAVNRRWVNPESGQPEEEVTFLPIVVWGKQAENCAAYLRKGRQVAVDGRLRVRSFTTQNGDRRRTTEVAAQSVHFLGGRPTTAEPQPTEEGTETPPDPSPEEEVPF; this comes from the coding sequence ATGAGCGACCTCAACCGGGTCGTCCTCACGGGACGCCTCACGGCCGACCCCGATCTCAAGTACACTCAGAGCGGCCGGGCGATGCTCCGGTTCGACATCGCGGTCAACCGGCGGTGGGTCAACCCGGAGAGTGGGCAACCCGAGGAAGAAGTGACCTTCCTCCCCATCGTGGTGTGGGGGAAGCAAGCTGAGAACTGCGCAGCTTATTTGCGCAAGGGACGCCAGGTGGCGGTGGATGGACGGCTTCGGGTGAGGTCGTTCACCACCCAGAACGGGGATCGGCGGCGGACCACGGAGGTGGCCGCGCAGTCGGTCCACTTCCTCGGCGGCCGGCCGACCACCGCCGAGCCGCAGCCGACGGAAGAGGGGACCGAGACCCCCCCCGATCCTTCACCCGAAGAGGAGGTTCCGTTTTGA
- the rpsR gene encoding 30S ribosomal protein S18 — MQHQRKVCRVCDQGLELRYTDPETLRQFVNRRGKILSRRVSRLCAKHQNWMATEVDRARKLALLPYEDKP; from the coding sequence ATGCAGCACCAACGTAAGGTCTGTCGTGTCTGTGATCAGGGATTGGAACTGCGGTACACGGATCCGGAGACGCTCCGCCAGTTCGTCAACCGCCGGGGGAAGATCCTCTCCCGCCGGGTGTCCCGCCTCTGTGCCAAGCACCAGAACTGGATGGCAACCGAGGTCGATCGCGCCCGCAAGCTCGCCCTGCTCCCCTACGAGGACAAGCCCTAA
- the yajC gene encoding preprotein translocase subunit YajC, whose product MIAYAQTGTETTTQSMITLVVMLVAFAAIFYFLLIRPQRRHQKEHRDLLGSLKRGDRVVTAGGILGTIEDISEDSVLLAVEDGKIRLSKGSIVDKVRK is encoded by the coding sequence ATGATCGCATACGCTCAGACGGGGACCGAGACGACGACCCAGTCCATGATCACCCTCGTCGTGATGCTGGTGGCGTTCGCCGCCATCTTCTACTTCCTCCTCATCCGGCCCCAGCGCCGGCATCAGAAGGAGCATCGCGACCTCCTCGGATCGCTCAAGCGCGGGGATCGTGTGGTCACTGCGGGCGGGATCCTCGGCACGATCGAGGACATCAGCGAGGATTCGGTTCTCCTCGCCGTTGAGGATGGGAAGATCCGGCTTTCGAAGGGCAGCATCGTGGACAAGGTGCGGAAGTAG